GCACCGGATATCGGGGTCTGGAAAAATTCTTTGTTTTTGAAATGCTGCTCAACTGCTTCAGTATCAAAGGCTTCTGCTTCCCGTTCCACTATCTTCAGAGCACCTTCGGGACACTCTCCAATACAAGCAGCAAGGCCATCACAGTAGTTTTCAGATACAAGTGTGGCTTTACCGTTGATAAGTTCTATCGCCCCCTCTGCACAGGCCGAAACACACTGGCCACAACCATTGCAGAGCCCTTCATCTATCTCTATTATGTTCCTTTTCATTTTCATCTACATTCCTCCCATATCATTTGATACCAAGTTGCCTTTATCATCTTCATCCTAATATCGCCTTCAGATCTTCATCCGGTGTTGCAATCGGTTTGATGTCAAATGTCCTTATCAACACATCCAGCACATTCGGGGTAACAAAAGCAGGGAGTGTCGGGCCAAGACGGATATTTCTGATGCCGAGATAGAATAAAGTCAGCAGGATTGCTACAGCCTTCTGTTCATACCAGGAAAGGATGAACGAGAGAGGCAGGTCGTTTACGCTGACATTAAAGGCATTTGAAAGGGCAACTGCAATCTGTATCGCTGAGTATGCATCGTTACACTGCCCGATATCGAGAAGCCTCGGGATGCCGCCAATATCGCCCAGGTCTTTGTCGAAAAAACGGAACTTGCCGCAAGCAAGGGTCAATACTATACAATCTTTCGGGATTTTTTCCACAAACTCTGTATAATAGTTCCTGCCGGGTTTTGCCCCATCGCAACCCGCAACAAGGAAGAAATGACGTATGTCTTTGTTTTTGACTGCTTCTATTACCTTGTCTGCTACACTCATAACGGTATTTCTGGCAAATCCCACCATAACGGACTTACCGTTGGTATCTTCGGCGAATCCTTGCATAGACAGGGCTTTTTCGATAACAGGAGCAAAATTACGGTCAGAGATGTGTGCAACACCCGGCCATCCCACCGTGCCAGCAGTAAATATGCTGTCCATATATGTATCCAGCGGTTTCTGAATACAATTTGTAGTCATCAGGATTGCGCCGGGGAATTGGGCAAAATCTTTATGCTGGTTCTGCCATGCAGTTCCATAATGTCCATAAAAATGAGGATATTTTTTCAGTTCCGGATATCCGTGCGCCGGGAGCATCTCGCCGTGGGTGTACACAAAGACGCCTTTATCAGCAGTCTGCTTCAGAATATCTTCGAGGTCTTTCAGGTCATGTCCGGAGACGAGGATGGCCTTGCCTTTCTTTGCGCCAAGGGGCACCTTTGCAGGAACAGGATGCCCGTATGCACCTGTATTTGCGGCATCGAGTATTTCCATGGCTTTTAAATTAATCTCGCCGCATTTGAGCACAAGGGGCAAAAGATCATTCAGCATGAGATTTTCTTCTGTAAGCGCTGAAAGAGCATTATATGTAAATACGTAGATGGCATCGTCTTCCCTGCCGAGAAGTTGTGCATGGTAAGCATAGGCAGCAACACCTTTGAGCCCGAAGAGAAGAATATGTTTCAACGAGCGAATATCCTCACTATTGGCAGGATATGACTCCAACCCGACCTGTTCCCCCTGTTTGATAAGGCCCTCAAGGGTGGTTTCGGGCTTAAATTTTGTCTTTGTTTCTATTGGGTCAATATTCACTCCTGTTGCCTTAACCTTTTCCTTTAAAGCATCCCTTAATGAAACGCTACGGTTGATCAACACTATAAAACGTTCCGGATCAAAGTCTACATTAGTCAAAGTTGAAAAAAGGGCTTCGAGGGTAAATATATCGGTCTCCTGGTCTATAATACCCACCCCTCTGGCGGCAATTGCATAGTACGAGAGTTCTATAATCGTATAAACGAGAAGATCCTGAAGAGCTGCAACATCGGGCTGTTTACCACATACACCGGCCTTTGTGCATCCCTCGCCTTTTGCCGTTTGTTCACATTGATAACAAAACATATAAACCTCCTTTTGGATTAAGCGACAGGTGCTGAGTTTTTAGTTTTAAGTAAAAATCAAAACCAATCACTTATATTATTGTTATACACAATATATTGCAGATTTGCGGGACAATCCTTGACTTAGATCAAAAATAAGGGAAATATGACAAATTAAGGATTGAAACTCACTGTAGCAGAGCTGTGAGGGATCTGTCGATCGAAGGATCATCTGACACCCGCAAATTTGCTTGACATCATCTTTAAACAGGAGGAAAATAGGGAAATCTTAATACGTTAATAATTAGATTTTCAGATATTGACGGCTTAATAAATTGGCATAACTTTAAGGTATGATAAGAGGAGGAAAAATGACTAAAGAAGAAATAATCAGCTTTGTGAACGCAAACCCGGTCTGCTACCTTGCTACGGTTGAAGGCAACTCACCACATGTCCGTGCCATGGGGATGTATAAGGCTGACGAAAGAGGAATCATTCTTCAAACGGGCACAATTAAGGGTATGTACAGGGAGATTGCCCAAAATCCGAAAATTGAGCTGTGTTTTAACGGAGGAGAGAAAGTTGTGCGTGTAAGCGGGACTGCCGAGTTTATAGAGGATCAGGATCTCAAAGAGGAAATTATAAAGGCACGGCTTTTCCTGAAACCATTAGTGGATACTCAGGGCTATGATGTCATAAAAGTTTTTCGTGTTACTAATGCTGTGGCTACTGTCTGGACAATGGCTGCCAATCTCGAACCCATGGAATTTATTAAGCTGTAGCAAGTATCGTTAGATACCCATGGGTAAGTCCGTGGCATTACAAATACACGCGTTTTGTGAACAACCGCATTCACTCACGTTTAAAAACGTGGTTTCTGTATAAAACTTCAGGCATGTCTTACACCCTGAACCCGCCTATAACGCTCTCAAGGTTGACGGATAGATTGGCCAGTTCTTGAGATGCCCTGGCTATCTGTATGGAATTGCCTGATGTATCTTTTGAAACCGATGCGATAGAATCTATATCTTTGTTGATCTCTTCCGAGGTAGCCGCCATTTCTTCAGTTGCCGATGCTATCTGCTGTACCATGACGTGAAGTTGCTCTACGCCTCCTACTATGTTGCGCAATACATCTCCGGCCTGCGTGGATAAAATAACGCCTGATTTCACTTCCTTTGTTATGTTCTCCATGGATAGAACAATCTGATGGACTTCGCTCTGAATGGCTTTAATCATCCCTCCTATCTTAGCGGTAGCATTACCGGCTCTTTCTGCAAGCTTTTTCACTTCATCGGCAACAACTGCAAAGCCCCGCCCCACATCTCCGGCCCGGGCAGCCTCAATGGCGGCATTGAGCGCCAAAAGATTCGTTTGGTCCGCTATATCGTCAATTACCGTTACGATTTCTCCTATCTGATTGGAGCGGTCGCCCAGTGATTTGATCAACTGTGCCGATTCATCGATTGTTTTTGCTATGGATTTTATCTTTTCAACCGAACTGTCTACAACTACCTCCCCGTTCTTTGCTAAATTAGCTGTTTCTGTTGCAGAAGTTTCTATGCTGGATGTATTTTTCGCAATGTCGAGTATTGTTTGTGACATTTCCTCTGAAGCAGTTGCAACCTGTGTCGCCCTGCCGGCTTGTTCCCCTGCTCCCTGGGACATCAATTCAGAACTTGAATTTAACTGGTGGCTTGCTGATGCAATATTCCCTGCAGCGGTCTTAACCCCGCTAATAATACGCTGAAGCTTCATTACCATATCTTTCATAGCTCCTAGAAGCTGACTTGTCTCATCTGTTCCAGTAACCTCTATAAGGGCGGTTAAATCACCTTCGGCAATCCTTTGTGCAACCAGGACCCCTTCTCTTAACGGTTTTGTAATGCTCCTTGCAAGAAAGGAAGCAAGGAATATTGCAAAAACAAAGACTACAGCCCCGATGATCAGGAGGAAATAGCGGGCCCTTGTGTAAGTTGTATATGCATCTTTTGCTCCGATGCCGATACGTTCCTGCTGATACTTTACCATCACGTTACACGCCTCGGTGAGCATGGCGGATATCTGGAGAGACCCGGACAGCATAGTACTTGCCTGGCCGATATTGCCGGCCGCAGCTTGCTCGATTATCTTGTCGTTTGCGTTATAGACGATTGTAATATTCTGTTTGATCTCTTCGATAAGCTCCTTTCCTTTTGCTGTGTTTTCCAGTGTCTCAAGCTTCTTAAGCGAGGTATTGTAGACCTCCCGGGCATCGTCGATCTTCTTCTTCTCGGCCTTTGCCACAGACTCATCATTGGCCAACACAATGGTGAGCATGCTCTTGTCAAGTGTGCTGACAGCGTTCTGTATTACATAGGCAAGTTCAATCTTCGCATTATCTACCTTGATAATCCGCTCAAGCTTGCCGTTAATGCCATACAGACTCCATATACCGGTTATGGTAAGTATGACCATAAAAGCAATAATGAGCCCTAACCCAACTCCTAATCGCGCTTTTATCGTAAGGTTTCCTAAATGCATAATTCTGAATATTTTTAAACCCATATGCTCACCTCTCTGTATATTTTATGAAATATATTTTATTTCGTCTGCTTTACCCGGAGGTAAAATATAATTCATCAAACTTTTGAAACACTTATCGGCAAATTAAAATTATTATTAAGGAAAAACAGGGGTAATCCAAATAAATCTTGTTTTTTCCATCATTTCCAGCATCTACACTTTCCAGTTTTTAAACTTTTTGCCCTTCTGCTCACCGTAATATAGCAGGTGGAGAGATGATTACCAATTTCCTGAAGAGTATATCCATAAATGTTCTTTGGGCTTTGATCTTTTTCTGCTATAATGACGGATACCCATTCTGCTTAAAGGTATAATATTCAAAAATCTTTTCAGATATTTTTGGAATGTAATGATAAAGCATTTAATAACATCACAAATCAAAAAAAATATAGATTTAATTACAAACGAAACAAGAGAAATTGAGGGTTTTACAAAACTATTGATGAAACATAGAAACTCCGGGGTAAAATGGACGCAGGAAGAAAAATCCCAATTAAAGCACTCTTTACGTCGAATTGCTATGTATGTACCGATATTGTTTGTATTCCTTCTTCCCTTCGGCACATTGCTTCTTCCAGTTTTGGCAGAAAGTCTTGACAGAAGGAAAGCCAAACGGGCGGCAATTAATCAGGATTCTCACAGCCTGTAACAATGAACCACCCCGCGGTAAATTGCGGGGTAACAATCTCGAAGCAAGCTTCGGTGCATGAACTTGCGGAGAAATCAGAGAAACAAAGACATCAGACAATAATGATGGAGGCATTTTTTGGATTTAATAATAAGCAATTTGCGAATATTCGCTGAAAAAGACAGGGTGGATGAATATATAAAGGCTGCCTCTCAAAAAATGAACATTAGCGAAGAAGATATAAAATTCTCTAAAATACTCAGCAAATCGCTTGATGCAAGGAGCAAAAAACAGTTCTATTACGAAATGTCAATAGTTGTAAGTATTTCTGATAGTTTCGACAACAAAGAAAATTTCCCTGTCTACATTGGAAATATAAAGGCAGAAAGGAAAGCAAAAAACATTAAGGAGAGACCTGTAATAGTAGGTTTTGGTCCTGCCGGTATGTTCGCCGCCCTTGAGCTGATTGATTATGGAATTCAACCCTTAATATTTGAAAGAGGCAAAAAGATAGAAGAGCGCTCCATTGATGTTCAAAGATTTTTGAATGAAAGAGATCTGGACCCTGAATCAAATATCCAGTTTGGTGAAGGCGGCGCCGGTTCATATTCAGATGGAAAGTTATTTTCCAGGATAAAAAATTCTGAAAATGTAAGCAGGGTTCTTGATACCTTTATTAAGTTCGGCGCCCCTGAAGAAATTGGGTATATCAGCAAACCCCATCTGGGAACAGACGTGTTGCGGCGGATAGTCAAGAATATACGTAGCTATATCCTTGAAAGAGGCGGCGAAATATTTTATGCCTCAAAAATGACGGACATACTGATATCAGACGGCAAAGCCTTTGGCGTAGTGATAAATGGAGATAAAGAACATCGTTCTTCAATGATCTATCTTGCATTAGGACATTCTGCGCGCGATACTTTTGAGATGATTCATAAAAAAGGTATTGCCATTGAGCAGAAGCCGATTTCAGTCGGTGTGAGAATAGAACATCCTGCCGAAACTATTAATCTTATAAGATATGGTAATAAATATAAGGACTTTCCCGGTATAGGGGCTGCTGATTATTCCTTTACCTATACCAATAGAAAAATAGGAAGGGGGGTGTATACATTCTGCATGTGCCCCGGAGGCGAAATATTAAATGCTTCATCTGAAAACGGCATGTTGGTGCTAAACGGTATGAGCTACTCGACAAGATCATCGCTATACTCAAATTCAGCGATTGTTGTAACTTGTCACACAGATGATTATGGGTCAACCCATCCGTTGGCCGGTATTGAGTTTCAAAGAGACATAGAGAGAAAGGCTTTTAAAGCCGGAGGTGATAAATGGGAAGCCCCTGCACAAAATCTGTTGGATTTTTTATCCGGGAGGATCTCCGACAGCTTGAACAGGAATTCGTACAGGATGGGGGTTGTGGCTGTTAACATGAAGGATATCTTCCCGAAGTTCGTAGATGAAGCGCTTTTAATGGCATTTAATAAATGGAAAGAGGATTATCCGTTATTTGTTTCAGACCATGCGATTTTGTTAGGCGCAGAAACAAGAACTTCCTCCCCTGTGAGGATTAAGCGTACCGAAGAATATGAATCAATAAATATAAAAAACCTGTATCCTATTGGAGAAGGTTCCGGTTACGCAGGTGGCATAACAAGTTCGGCCGCTGATGCCATAAAAGCAGTGGAAAGCAGTCTGTCAAATATTGACAGTTCCAGATAAGGGATCACTGCTAAATATTTTTTACAGTGCAAATTTCGGCAGATTTACCTCTTACAGTTTATTTATATCTTCTTTTGATTAACAACCATTGTGAAGAGCAGCGCTACACCTATGAGTACCGATGCAGCGGTTATGAAAGAAAAATAGTATCCAAAACTGCCTGCGATAATACCTGCGGCAAGAGGACCCGTAGTATGGCCGATATCCATAATTGATCCGAGTATTCCCATTGCAGAACCCCGTGCAGACCGGCTTAAATCTGCTATAAATGCCGATGTAGCCGAGGTTAGCGTCGACATGCTGATTCCAAATAAAATACTAAGTACAACAAAAGGTATAAAAGAACCGAATAGTGCAAATCCCCCTATGGACATTGCACCGAGAAGGGCTCCAATGATGATCTGGGGCGGCCTGCCATGTCTGTCGGAAATGCGGCCCATCAGCGGTTTTGTAAGGGCGAGGCTGATAACCTGCGCAGAAAGGCATATGCCTGTTTCGTAGGCATTCAGGCCGCTTTTAAGTGCATAAAGCGGGAGAAAGGTTTCGAAAGTGCCATACGCAAAAAGCACCGCCGCCTCAGCGCTGCTTGTTACAAGGATGACGGGGTTCGATATAACGCCCGTTAATGATTTAATAGTTTCAGTCCAGTTCCTAAGATGCTGGATGTTTTTTTCAGGCTCAGGTGTTTTTAGGATAAAGATGAGAGCAAGGATGCCTGCTGCACTACACACCATATAAACAACGTCATAGCTCAATGACGGGTTAAAGACCAGAAACCCGATAAGCGCACCGCCTGCAAGAGGAGCCATAAACCGGCCAAGAAGGGTCGCCGTTGAGAACCAACCCATTTTCTCCCCACGCTCGATATGAAAAAGGTCGGCAACATAGGCCAGCGCTACAGGTCCAAAGGCAGCGGTTGCAAGCCCGTGATAAAACCTTATAAGTGCAAGCTGCCAGAGTTTTGTAACAAAAAAATAGAGGAAGGGCGCTGTCGCAAAGACAATCGCCGAGCATATAAGTATCTTCCTTCTACCCAGCCTGTCGGAGAACATGCCCACAGGTATGCTGAACAGCACACCGGTAAAGGCCGAGACAGCGGCAATACTGCCTACGGCTGCAGGCTCTGCGCCGAGATATGATGCAAAAAGCGGAAGAACAGGACTTTTGGCAATTGTAGAGCTGAATATTGCGCAAAAACCGGCGATGCAAAGCAATAGAAAGGGGCTCATGTATTCACCGCGTTAATTTAACATATGTCTGAACAAATTTAAATACTTAACCCCAGTTAAGGGCTGGTGAGTTTGAATTTTTCCAAACCTGCCGGAGGTGTGTGTTTCAGAATGCTGTTCACGTCATCGGTGCTCAGCACGTGGTGGTAAAATCGTGCATAGTAACTTTTAAGTTCTCCTTCAAGGTCAAGATTATGAAATTTATCAGGATGAAGGATTTTGGCAAGCCACATGGCGAAAAGAAAAACCTCGCTGCTTCCGTGGCCCCAATGGAAGACTCCTTCTGGACAGGTATATACCTTTTCTTCTTTTACCGCCTTAATTACCTGCCAGCGTGGATCAGCGTCTATTGCGTTTGCGGAGGTAAGACCACCCACGACAATTACATCAGGATTCCACGCTATAATCTGCTCCATTGAAGCATCGGCAAAGTAGGTATCCAGATCCTTAGACGCAAAGGTGCCTCCTGCCATCTCCACAAGCCAGTGGCCCAGAGAATAGCGGCCCTGAGTGCCGAAAATATTTCTGCCGGCAATATAATAGACTTTCGGTCTTTTGCTCTCAGGAATCCGGGACGTCACAGTCAGTAATCTCTTTACGCGCTTGTCGTAGTAATCGCAATAAGCATCGGCAATCTTTTTGGCCTTTTCACCGAGCACCTCCCCGTAAAAACGGATATCCTCCTTGTAGCCTTGTATGAACTGCGCCATAGTCTTCGGCATCTGTCTGCCTGAAGTGGGGCAGACCACAGGGATGCCTGCGGCTGACATTTTTTCTATCTGTTGGCTCATGTTCCAGTAGAAAACGAGATCGATCCCCATGGAAAGGATTTTTTCTACATCAGGATCAGAGTAGGAGGGCATGATTTGCATTGTCTTCAGAGCAGGGTTCAGTTTTTGTGACCATGGCGGTTGCTTGATGGACATGACGGCTACCTTGTCTGCTGAACCCAGCAGAAAAACCTTTTCATAAGAAGGTCCGAAAAAGCAGGCAATCCGTTGAGGGTCTACCGGTATCTTGACGGTCCTCCCGATCCGGTCAATAACTGTTTTTGTCTTTTCAGCAGCAGCACCTTCAGAGCTTGAAAACAAACCGAGCAAAACAAAGAATATGCCGATAAGGCAACTGGAAATGATTCTCCACATAAATTTATCTCTTATCACCTTTCTTTCTCCACATAGATCCAGAACCCCGAATCGTCATTAATAATCTCATATCGGTTAAAACCGGCTTTCGCCATAACCCCCTCAAAATAAGGAATATTATTTTTCCGGTACTTGAATTTCGGTCTTTTATCCCATCCCTTATCGATGGCGCTCATCCTTCTTCCTATCTCTTCACTCAGTTCTGTCGAACCGGCGCCGCCTCCTACATAGCCCTTGCCACCCGGTTTGAGAACTCTTCTGATCTCACGAAAAGCCGTGGGTTTGTTTTTCCAGAAGCGCATGGAGCCTCTGCTCACCACGAGCGTTGCAGCGTCATCCTGAAAGGGCATACGATGCACATCACCCACGATAGGCGTAATTCGCTCTGTCAGCCCGGCTGCAATAATGTTTTCTTTAGCCATGGGGGAAATCTGCGAAGAAAAATCCATGGCGTATGTAACAAACCTGGTTCTTTTTGTTACGGCTACAGCAAGATTTGCCGGACCGCTGCCCACATCTATGCACAGACCGTCCTCAATGGCACAGCGCTCTATAATCCGATCTGCTATGACAGGGTATATGGGGGCGAAGACCTCGTTGGCAATACGGGTGTATTCCTGAGCCCTTTCAGCATCAAATTTTTTGTAACCCCTGGAATTCCAGGCTATTTTACTCATATTTCTCCTTTTCTGCGTTTTGTAAACACTTGTGCAGTATCTCAGTTCTGCCATTCCCCTTTACGTTCATTGGTAATGAGCAAATAGGCAAAAAAAGGGGCGCCGATAAGAGAAGTTAAAATGCCTACCGGTATTTCCCCGCCTGGCAATACTCGGGCCAGCGTGTCCATAACGAGCATAAATATGCCGCCCGAAAGCGCCGCAAAGGGGATGAGTGCATCATGGTCAGAACCAACGATGATCCTCGCCATATGGGGAACCACAAGTCCAACCCAGCCGATGTTTCCGCACACCGACACCGATGCTGCAACTATGAGCGTGGTTATGAGGATATAGATAAACCTGGCGCGAGGTACGTCAATACCGAGGGTTGTGGCATCTTCATCGCCCATGGCCATTGGATTGAGCCACCAGCGGAGCACATAGATAAAAATCAATCCGAGGATGATAATGGAAGAAGCCCGTATGGCATCTGCCCAAACGACGCTGTTGAAACTCCCCATTGTCCAGAATACGATTGCAGGCAATTGTTGATAGGGGTCTGCCCTGTATTTGAGAAAGGAGACGCCAGCCGTGAAGAGGGCGGAAATGATGACGCCCGCAAGGACAAGACTCGTCACGGAATTGCCGCCTCGACGGCCGATCTGGTAGGCAAGGAATACGGCGATAAGCCCCCAGAGAAATGCCGACGATCCCACTGCCCAGGCTGAACCGCCGGCAAAGAGGATAGCCAGCGTAGCGCCAAAGCTCGCCCCTGAACTCACACCGAGGATACTCGGAGAAACAAGAGGGTTCCGGAAAAGGCCCTGGAAAACTGCCCCGGAAACCGAGAGCGCCGCCCCTACCAATACGGCAACAATTACCCGTGGAAGACGCACTGAGAAAAGAACCATGGAGGGAGTCAACAGGGTTCCCTTCCCATCACCTCCTTTCAGCGCAGAGAATACAACCTGAATGAGGGTGTCAAGGCCAATCCGGTAACGGCCCAGCGTCAGAGCTGTAATGGCAACCCCCAAAAGGATCAACACTGCAAGTAACATGGGAATCTTATGATGTCTCATACCTTATCTCATCTTCGCACCGGGACCACAACCGATGTCCCCTCCGACGTGTTTTCTACCCGAACCTTCATTCCATAGACCTGTTCCAATGTATCTTGTTCGAAGACAGCATCTTTCGATCCCTCCTTATAAAGCCTTCCAGCCTTAAGCATCACCATACGGTCACAGTATCGTGCTGCCAGGTTAGGGTCATGGAGACTGACCAGCGTGGTCAGGTGCTTTTTCTTCGTTACATCCCGTATAACATCCATAAGCATGAACTGATTTTTGAAATCAAGGTGAGATGTGGGTTCATCGAGAAGGAGGATTTGGGTATCCTGGAAGAGTGCCCGCGCCAGAAGAACAAGCTGTTTCTCTCCTCCACTCAATTCATTAAAAAAACGTTCCGCAAGGGCGGCAATACCAAGTCCGTCCATTGCGGCTTCAGCTTCGGAATAGTCCCGTGCCGATGGAAGCCTGAATCGAGTCAATCTTGCCGCTCTACCCATGACCACCATCTGCAGGGCTGTGAAAGAGAAAACAACCGTAGTTTGCTGGGGCACAACAGCCATCAGTCTCGCAACATCACGCCTCCCCAGCCGCCTCACACTATTGCCTTCTACTTGAACAGAACCGTCTTTTGGAGTAAGAACCCCGTCAATACACTTGAGAAGAGTAGTCTTTCCTGATGCATTAGGGCCAAGGAGCCCACAAATTGTATCTCTCTCAACGGAAAAGGTGATATCTTGCAGGACAGGTCTTTGCCCATAACCGAAATTTAGTTTAATGACAGACAGGACCGGTTCGATCCGGTCTCCCTTTTCAATGGGATATGTATTCATGACTTAATATATCACCTATTGAAACCACTAAGGAACAAACATTATATAATAGTACAATATTTAACTAATAATAATATATTCAAACCAATATACTTGACATGGCACGTTTCTTATGTCAAGTATATTTTCCAAACCTGCATCATCGCCAGGCCTGCTCTGTTTGTATTAAGTTTCACGGAAAAACAAAGGGGTTGCCGCATGGAAAGAATAGGCTTCTTTAACGGGATTGCCCGGAAAGAACGATAACATAAAATATTTTGGGGTGAAAAATGACGATAATGGAAGAAACTCTCGATTTGCTCAAAACGTTCTATAAGAAGAATGGACTTGATTCTGCTCAATTGTTTCGGATCGGCCTCAGATCCGGCTGGACAGCTATTTTAGGCACAGGAAAACTATGCGGAACCGCCTTCAGGTTTTCTGGCCCTCATAACGTATACCAGACAACAGAGCCGGACATTGAGGTGATCGATAAGCTTGCAGGCAGGGACCTTATGGATATTGCCGGTAAGTATTTAAACTCTGATATCATGCAGATGAGGTCCATTGCCGTCGCAGCAATTAGCGCCCTTTCACAGCCCTTTCTTACCGTTGAGTCCCTGGCGGAAAGAAGATTCCAGGTTGAAGATGACCGGGATTACTTGTATGGCATCCTGAAGCCTGATGATGTAGTCACGCTTATAGGGTATGGAGGCATGACTCAGAATATCCTGGGAAGATGCAAAGAACTGCATATTGCGGACATGAGACCCGTCCACTCGCTCCCTGCCATGTTAATGAGGGAAGATGTTAAAGATAATCATGAGCCTGTTTTTATTCATGGGCCAGATGAAGATGAAGCACTGCTCAATAAGTCTGATGTCGTTGTTATGACAGCCTCCAGCCTTGTTAATGGTACATTTGATGATCTGATATGTTACGCAGCCACGGCGAGGGTCAAATGCCTCTACGGAGCCAGTGCATCCATTATTCCCGATGTGCTGATCAAGCATGGTGTGAGTTTCATTATGTCGCACCATGTAAGAGACCCCGACAAATTTATTGAATCCATGGACAGTGATACAAATATGGAACAGTCGATCAGGAATTATCAGCCCTATCAGGTTATTAGCGCTGCAAAAGGAGACCCTAAATGAACTCAAGAATTACCGTATACTTTACTGTAACCGTTGTTTTTATATTCTCTATTCTCGCAGGGCAGGCCGCTGCAAAATCCCAGGTTGTCCGTACGATCACCGATATGACGGGCAGGCAGATCAAAGTGCCTGATCCGCTCACCAGAGTAGCTCTCTTCGGTGGACCAACGGGACAGATCGCCTATATACTGGGCGCCAGAAACCAGT
Above is a window of Pseudomonadota bacterium DNA encoding:
- a CDS encoding ABC transporter ATP-binding protein; protein product: MNTYPIEKGDRIEPVLSVIKLNFGYGQRPVLQDITFSVERDTICGLLGPNASGKTTLLKCIDGVLTPKDGSVQVEGNSVRRLGRRDVARLMAVVPQQTTVVFSFTALQMVVMGRAARLTRFRLPSARDYSEAEAAMDGLGIAALAERFFNELSGGEKQLVLLARALFQDTQILLLDEPTSHLDFKNQFMLMDVIRDVTKKKHLTTLVSLHDPNLAARYCDRMVMLKAGRLYKEGSKDAVFEQDTLEQVYGMKVRVENTSEGTSVVVPVRR
- a CDS encoding iron ABC transporter permease; the encoded protein is MRHHKIPMLLAVLILLGVAITALTLGRYRIGLDTLIQVVFSALKGGDGKGTLLTPSMVLFSVRLPRVIVAVLVGAALSVSGAVFQGLFRNPLVSPSILGVSSGASFGATLAILFAGGSAWAVGSSAFLWGLIAVFLAYQIGRRGGNSVTSLVLAGVIISALFTAGVSFLKYRADPYQQLPAIVFWTMGSFNSVVWADAIRASSIIILGLIFIYVLRWWLNPMAMGDEDATTLGIDVPRARFIYILITTLIVAASVSVCGNIGWVGLVVPHMARIIVGSDHDALIPFAALSGGIFMLVMDTLARVLPGGEIPVGILTSLIGAPFFAYLLITNERKGEWQN
- a CDS encoding class I SAM-dependent methyltransferase yields the protein MSKIAWNSRGYKKFDAERAQEYTRIANEVFAPIYPVIADRIIERCAIEDGLCIDVGSGPANLAVAVTKRTRFVTYAMDFSSQISPMAKENIIAAGLTERITPIVGDVHRMPFQDDAATLVVSRGSMRFWKNKPTAFREIRRVLKPGGKGYVGGGAGSTELSEEIGRRMSAIDKGWDKRPKFKYRKNNIPYFEGVMAKAGFNRYEIINDDSGFWIYVEKER
- a CDS encoding DUF364 domain-containing protein, translated to MTIMEETLDLLKTFYKKNGLDSAQLFRIGLRSGWTAILGTGKLCGTAFRFSGPHNVYQTTEPDIEVIDKLAGRDLMDIAGKYLNSDIMQMRSIAVAAISALSQPFLTVESLAERRFQVEDDRDYLYGILKPDDVVTLIGYGGMTQNILGRCKELHIADMRPVHSLPAMLMREDVKDNHEPVFIHGPDEDEALLNKSDVVVMTASSLVNGTFDDLICYAATARVKCLYGASASIIPDVLIKHGVSFIMSHHVRDPDKFIESMDSDTNMEQSIRNYQPYQVISAAKGDPK